A stretch of DNA from Catenulispora acidiphila DSM 44928:
CGCCGGCGGCGGCGAAGGCCTTCTCGGCGATCGGCTGCTGGTCCCGGGGCAGCCCCAGACCGCCCAGACCCGGCGGGTAGTGCAGCCAGGCAAGCCCGGCGTCGAAGCGGGCACGCAGGAAGTCCAGCTTGCTCGTGGCGCCGGGATCATGGGTCGCGAGGAAGTCGTGAATGCGGTTCTCGAGGTCGTGCTGGGTGTTCAATGGCTGCACCCTTGCTTTCCAACCGGTCGGTAACTGTCCGCTCAGTATTGTCCCGGCGAGGGTGGTGTCAACAGGGGTGATCGAATTCGGTGACCGGAACCGGTGCGCCGATCAGCACTCGTGATCGGCCCACCACGCCTTCGCGGCGGCCAGCAGATGGTGGCGGACCAGCGCCACGTTCGGGTTGGCGGAGCCGCCGGGTCTGCGGACGAGGTAGGCGGTGTTCAGGGGTGCTTCGTCGGGCTCATGGAGCAGAGTCAGGGTGTTGGCATCCAGCTCGGCGCGGCACAGGTATTTCGGGAGCGCGGTCCAGCCCGCGCCGGCGACCGCCGCGGTGCGGATGCCGCGCAGATCGGGGACGGTCGTCAGGCGGGTCGGCGCGGTCAGCTGCTCGTTGAAGACGTAGCGCCAGTAGCGGCGGATTATCGGCAGGTCCGCGTCGTAGGCGAGCAGCGGTACGTCGACCAACGCGGCCGGAAGCCCTTTGCCGTTCAGGTATTCGGGGTCCTTCAGCCGTTCGGCCCAGACCGGTGCCGCCACCAGGACGAACTCCTCGTCGGCGAAGGGTTCTGAGATCAGGCCTCTGCTGTTCGGGCGCCGGGTCGAGATCACCAGATCGTGGCGGCCGGAGCGGAGTTCGTCCAGCAGATCGTCGGTCAGGCCGGTGGAGACGCGGAGCTGGATACCGTCGGCGATCAGCGGCGCCAGCAGTCCCATGCCGACCGCGCCCAGGAACTCCGCCGGTCCCGCCAGGTGGACGGGCTCGGTGGCCGGTGTGTCGGCGTCGTCGGTGAGTCCGGACAGACGGTCCAGCGGCGAGGCGATCTGGGCGGCCAGTCCGTCGGCGTAGGGGAGCGGCGCGACGCCTCGCGCTCGGCGTTCGAAAAGTTCGCGGCCGAGGCGGGTCTCCAGCGCGCGGATCTGCGTGGTGACCGTCGACTGGGACAGCCCGAGCAGGTGCGCGGCCGCGGTGAAGGAGCCGGAACGGTGCACCGCGAGGAACGTGCGCAGCTGGTTGAGGTCCAAGGGATCGGTCATGCGCCGAGGCTACCGGCAAGCCATCGGGAAATCGATATGAGCCATCGGAGTGCCCATTGGTGTCGATAAGTTCACGAGGTTTACTGTCGAGGGCATGGCGAAGATCCTGATGGTTCTGACCGGTGCCGACTCCTGGACGCTGAAGGACGGCACGAAGCATCCGACCGGCTTCTGGGCCGAGGAGGCGGTGGTGCCCTACCAGGCGCTGACGGCCGCCGGGCACGAGGTGACGGTCGCGACTCCCGGCGGCGTGGTGCCGACCGTGGACGCCGGCAGCCTGTCGGCGCAGTTCACCGGCGGCGAGGAGGGCGCGCGGCAGATGTCCGACGCGCTCGCGGCGATGGCCGGGCTGCGCAGTCCCGTCGCGCTGGCCGACGTCTCGGTCGGCGACTACGACGCGGTGTTCTACCCCGGCGGGCACGGCCCGATGGAGGACCTGGCCGAGGACGCCGAGTCCGGCCGGCTGCTCACCGCGGCGCTGGGCTCCGGCAAGCCGCTCGCGGTGGTCTGCCACGGTCCGGCGGCGCTGCTCGCGGCGCACGGCGTGGACGGCGTGTCGGCGTTCGCCGGCTACCGCGTCGCGGCGTTCACCAACGAGGAGGAAGCCCAGGGCGGTCTCGCCGACAAGGCGAAGTGGCTGCTGGAGGACCGCCTGGTCGCCGACGGCGTGGTGGTCGACAAGGCCGCGCCGTGGACGCCGCACGTGGTCGTGGACCGGAACCTGATCACCGGGCAGAACCCGATGTCGTCCGCTCCGTTGGCGGCGGAGCTGCTGAAGGCTCTTGGCTGACTGCTGACTGCTGACTGCTAACTGCTGACTGCTGAGCGCTGACCGCTGGCTTGATGCGCTGCGGCGCACGAGTGGCAGCGCCGCCGGGGCTCGGCGACGATGAGAACGCCGGGCCCGCCTCCTTTCACCCGTTCGACCCCTTTGTCTGATCCCCTCTTCACTCGTTTGGAGTAACCCGTGTCCGTCGCCAGTCGTGAATGGCAGCTGATCGCACGTCCGGTCGGCGAGCCGAAGGACTCCGATTTCCGTTTGGTGAGCACCGAGGTCGCCGACCCCGGGCCCGGCGAGGTCCTGGTGCGCAACACCTGGCTGTCCGTCGACCCGTACATGCGGGGTCGGATGGACGACGTGCCGTCCTACATCCCGCCGTTCCAGCTGAACGAGGCGATGACCGGCGGCGCGGTCGGGGTCGTGGTGGCGGCCGGGGACGGCGCGGCGGTGCCGGTGGGGACGACCGTGCAGCACTTCGAGGGCTGGCGGGAGTACGCGCTGCTGGACGGGACGAAGGTGCAGCCGCTGGACGTCACGCTCGCGCCGCCGCAGGCGTATCTCGGCGTGCTGGGCGTGACCGGTCTGACCGCGTACGTCGGGCTCACCGAGATCGCGCCGGTGAAGGAGGGCGAGGTCGTCTTCATCTCCGGTGCGGCCGGCGCGGTCGGCTCGGTCGCCGGGCAGATCGCCAAGAAGCTCGGGGCGGCGAAGGTCATCGGCTCGGCCGGCGGTCCGGAGAAGGCGCGCCGGCTCAAGGAGGACTTCGGCTTCGACGCCGCGATCGACTACCGCGAGGGCCAGCTGCGCGCGCAGCTGAAGCAGGCGGCGCCGGAGGGTATCGACGTGTACTTCGACAACGTCGGCGGCGACCACCTCGACGCGGCGCTGACGCGCATGAACCTGTTCGGGCGCATCGCGCTGTGCGGCGCGATCTCGGCGTACAACGAGAAGGAGCGGCCGTCCGGTCCGGCGCACCTGTCGAACGCGATCGGCAAGAGCCTGACACTGCGCGGGTTCACGATCGGGCACCACATGAAGACCTTCCCGGAGTACATCGGGAAGGCCGCCGGGTGGCTCGCGGACGGTTCGCTGCGGGCCGACGAGACCGTCGTCGACGGGATCGAGAACGGGCTGAACGCCTGGTTCGGGCTGATGAGCGGGGCGAACACCGGCAAGATGCTGGTGCGGCTGCCGGAGGCGTGAGCTGTTTCGAGGCGGCTGTCTGATCATCAGACTCGTCCGGAGTCTGGTTCGGATCCAGTGCGGGTCTGGTCCGGAGTCTGATCCGGAGTCTGGTCCGAACGGTCGCCTCGACCTCCCGTTCGGCTCCCAGGTGGGATAGGGAGGACGCATGCGTATCGTGATTGCGGGCGGCCATGGACAGATCGCCCTGTTGTTGGAAGCGCGGCTGAGCGCGGACGGTCACACCGTCCAGGGACTGCTGCGGCGTCCCGACGGCGCCGACGATCTGGTGGCCGTCGGCGCCGAGCCGGTCGTGTTCGATCTGGAGAGCGCGACCGCCGCGTCGCTGGCCGAGGTGATCCGCGGCGCCGACGCCGTGGTGTTCGCGGCGGGCGCGGGCGCCGGGAGCAGCGCTGAGCGGAAGTACACGGTGGATCTGGGCGGCTCGGTGCTGTTGGCCGACGCCGCCGAGCTCGCCGGGGTGCGGCGGTTCGTGCAGATCTCGTCGATGGGCGCCGGGGCGCCGGCCGCGCCGGGGTCGGACGCGACGTGGGTGGCGTACCTGGACGCCAAGACCAAGGCCGAGGACGATCTGCGGTCGCGCGATCTGGACTGGACGATCATCCGTCCCGGCGGGCTGCTGAACACGCCGGGGTTGGGCCTGGTGCACCTGGTCCCGCACACCGGGCGCGGGACTGTTCCGCGCGCCGACGTCGCGGACGTCCTGGCGGAGATCATCGAACAGCGCGCCGGGATCGGTCAGACCCTCGAGTTGGTGTCCGGGTCCACCCCGATTTCTCAGGCGGTCGAAGCCTGGAAGGGATGAGGAAATGCAATACATCACTTTGAATGACGGCGTTCAGATCCCGCAGGTGGGTTTGGGCGTCTGGCGGGTCTCCGACGCTGAGGCCTACGGCGCGGTCACGACGGCTCTCGAAGCCGGTTACCGCCACGTCGACACCGCCGCCGCCTACGAGAACGAGGGCGGCGTCGGCCGCGCGATCCGGGACTCCGGCATCCCGCGCAAGGACGTGTTCCTCACCACCAAGCTCTGGAACGGCGACCACGGCTACGACGCCGCGCTCCGCGCCTTCGACAAGAGTCTGGAGCGCCTCGGCACCGAGTACGTGGACCTGTATTTGATTCACTGGCCGGTCCCGGAACAGGATTTGTATATCGAAAGCTGGCGTGCCCTGGAGAAGATCCACTCCGACGGCCGGGCCCGCGCGATCGGCGTCTCCAACTTCTCCGCCGAGACCTTGGAGCGCCTGGTCAAAGAGTCCAAGAAGGTCCCCTCGATCAACCAGATCGAACTCCATCCCTACTTCTGCCAGCCCGCGATGCGCCAGCTGAACGAGAAGCTCGGCATCGTCACCGAGGACTGGAGTCCGCTGGGTCAGGGCGGCGACCTGCTCCAGGAGCCGGTGCTGACGCGCATCGGCGACGCCAAAGGCAAGACCGCGGCGCAGGTCGTGCTCCGCTGGCACATTCAGCTCGGCGACGTCGTGATCCCGAAGTCGGTCACCGCCTCGCGCATCGTGGAGAACATCGACGTCTTCGACTTCGAACTCACCAGCGCCGAGATGGACGAGATCACGGAGCTGCGGCGGGACGACGGCCGGATCGGGCCGGATCCGGACCACTTCAATTATGTGGGGTGAGTGTGTAGGTGAGGAGCGCCTCGGGTGAGCGTGCCCGGACACTGATCCAGGCACCGTCGGCGACGTGGGCGAGGATGTCGTCGCCGACGTACCAGGCGGTCTTGTACCAGTCGGGCTGGATGCAGGGGAGGGCGGTGAGGCCGGTTTCCTCCGGGCGGCCGTCGCCGGGTCGCGGTTGCCAGGCGGCGGTCAGGTCTTCGTCGTCGCCGATGATCGTCTCGGTGATCAGGGCTTCGACGAGGGCCAGGGACAGCTTGTCCGTCCAGGGCAGCCACTTCTCCTCGGCCTTGTCGGCGAGGTCGGGGCGGAGGTAGGTCGGCGGGTCTTCCTGGTGCAGGTCCGCCAGGAGGACGCCCCAGGTGCAGACGCCTTGGTTCTCGTCGCGGAAGGTGAGGGCGCCCTCGTAGATCTCCAGGTCCTTGGGGGTGGCGAGGGGGTCCTGGTTGCGGGTGAGGTCGTCGCGGCGGCCGAAGAGTTTCAGGGCTTCGCGCAGGGCAGCCGGGAGGGGGTGGCCGAGATCGGCGGCGGCGGTGTCGAGGTCTGCGTCGGTGTAGCCGTCGGCGGCGGTGGCGGTCAGGGGACGGTCGGACCAGTCAGCGGCTATCAGTTCGGCTACGTGCCAGGCGGCGGCGCGGTCGCCGGGGGTGGTGACGGCGGTGTGGAGGGCCGCGGATATGCGGGCGGCGGCGGTGTCGGCTGCCGCGTTCGCTGCGGTGTCGGTCATGGGCTCACACCGTAGCGGCGGGTGGCGTCATCTTGCGCGACCATGGGGTCTATGGACGAAGACGTGTTCGAGGTCGCGGTGATCGGGCTGGGAGGCATCGCGAGCAGTGCGTACCTGCCGGTGCTGGGGACGCGCGCTGACCTGCGGTTGCGGCTGATGACGCGTGATCGGGCGCGGCTCGACGCGCTCGGGGCGGCGTACCGCGTGCCCGCGGAGTGCCGCTTCACGGAGATGGACGCGCTGCTCGGCGACGATCTGCCGCAGGCGGCGTTCGTGCACGTCGCGACGGTCGCCCACGTCGAGATCGTCGCGCGGCTCCTCGACGCCGGCGTCCCGACCTATGTCGACAAACCACTGGCCGACTCCCTCACCGAGTCGCGAGCGCTGGTCGAGCACGCCGAACGCACCCGCACACCCCTCATGGTCGGCTTCAACCGCCGCCACGCGCCGGCCTACGTCGCCGCCGCCCGCGCCCCACGCGAGACCGTGATCCTGCAGAAGAACGAGGCGGACGCCCCGGGCGTACTCCGCGACATCGTGTTCGACGACTTCATCCATGTGGCCGACACCCTCCGCTTCCTCGCCCCCGGCGAGGTCTCCGACGTGACAGTCTCCGGCCGCGTCGAGGACGGCATGCTCGAACACGTCGCACTGACCCTCTCCGGACCCGGCTTCACCTGCTTCGGCACCATGAACCGCCGCGCCGGCGCAAAGGGCGAACGCCTCCAACTCATCGGCGACGGCCACTGGCGCGACATCCGCGACCTGGCAGACGGCCCGACCGGCTGGGCACCGGTGGGACGCGTCAAGGGCATCGAGCAGATCTGCGAGCACTTCCTGGCGGCAGTACGCGGCGAGACGCAGTTCCCGGATCTGCAGGACGCACTCGCCACGCACGAGCTGTGCGAACAGGTGGTGGAACGGCTGGATGGGTGACAGGGCTGCGTCACCCGGGCGCGGACAGGGAAGACAGGTACCTGATGAGCGACCAGGGCGAGGCAGCGGAACCGGGGGAGCCCGGCGGAGGCGGAAGCGCGGGCGGCGGCGATGATGTCGGCGGCTCGAGCGGCGCTGCTCGCGGTGGTGGGGTTGGGCGTGGCGGCGAGGGCTATGGCGGGCAGGCTGCTGGGGCTGGGCGCGACAGCGATGGCGATGGCGATGGCGGGCAGGCAGCCGGAGCGGGGCACTCCAAGCCGCACCAGGCCGGCCACCAGCGTCACATCCCCGCTCAACTTCTTCTCGCGCTGGGCGTCCTGGGTCCCGTACTCCTCACCACCGCTTACTTCACCATTCCCTTCGGGGTGCTCGGGCCGAAGCATCGGGTGCTGTCGTGGCTGATCCTGGCCGGGCTGCTCACTCTTTTGGCCGTGGGCATGGTCATCACCACCAATCGCACCCTGACTGACCGCAGCGGCCGGTACCGCCACCCCGGGCTGGTCATCCTGCTTCTGTCGTGGGCGGCGATTCTGACATTCGCCGCCAGCTACTGGGCCATGGCTACACGGGAAGGGCAGTTCGTCGGGCTTCAGACCAGGCTCGACGCGCTCTACTTCACCGGCGTCACCATGGCGACGGTCGGCTATGGCGACATCCATCCCACCGGGCAGGTCGCGCGGGGGGTGGTGCTGGTGCAGCTCGTCTACACCGGTGCGTTCCTGGTCGGGGGGATCACGGCGGTGCGGACGCGGACGCGGGCCAAGTTCGTGCGGCGGATGGAGGGCTAGGGGATGCTCGATTGGCTCAGCAGCCTGCCGCCTGCGCTGATCTATGTCGTGGTGGCGCTGCTGGTGTTCGCTGAGGACGCGCTGTTCGTCGGCTTCGTGTTCCCGGGGGAGACGGCGGCGGTGATCGGCGGGGTGCTGGCGAACCGGGGGACGGTGTCCATCTGGGTGCTGGCGACCGTGGTGGTGGTCGCGGCGATCGCGGGGGACAGCGTCGGCTTCGAGGTGGGGCGGCACTACGGCGTGCGGCTGCTGGACGTCGGGGTCCTGCGACGGCACAAGGTACGGATCGACAAGGCCCGGCAGCTGATCCGGCGCCGCGGGCCCGAGGCGGTGTTCCTCGGACGGTTCGTGTCCTTCTTCCGGGCCCTGATGCCGCCTCTGGCCGCCATCTCCCGCACCCCCTACCGGAAGTTCCTGCTCTTCAACGCCCTCGGCGGTCTGGTGTGGGGCGTCGGCTTCACTCTGTTGGGCTACTTCGCCGGCGCCGCCTACTCGCGCGTGGAGCACCTCGTCGGCGGGATCCTCGCCGGGGTCGTCGCGCTGATCGTGATCGTCGGGCTGATCGTGTGGCGCGTCCGGCGCGGCAGAGCGGAGCGTGCCGAGGAGGAGGGCTGACGTTCAGTCCGCCAGTGTGAGCAGCAGTCGAGCGCGCTCCGCAACCCGCACCACTAGTCGAAGCGACCGCGCCGTGACAGCGTGTCAGGGTGAGTGATTCTGGGGATTGGGGCGCGCCTGGATACACCGAGATCCGGGTGCTCGGGTCGGGAGCCACGGGGCGGGTCGTGCTCGCGCGGGAGGATGCGGGCGGGCGGTTGGTGGCGATCAAGTACCTTGCCGCGCGGCTGGTGGGGGACCCTGTGTTCGCCGAGCGCTTCCGGCGGGAGGCTGAGCTCATGGCGCTCGTGCGGGATCCGCATGTGGTCGAGGTGTTCGGGCTCGTGGTCGCCGCGGACGGGCAGGGTGTCGCGCTGGTGATGGAGGCGGTCGAGGGACCGACTCTGCGGGCCCTGCTGGGACGCGGGCACGGGTCGCCCGAGGCTGCGCTGGCGCTGCTGCGCGGGTCGCTGCTGGGGCTGGCCGCGGCGCACGACCGGGGCGTGGTGCACCGCGACTACAAGCCGGACAACGTGCTGGTGGACGCCCACGGCGAGAGCAAGCTGACGGACTTCGGCATCGCGTCGCCGGCAGGGCAGGGCGTGCCGGCCGAGGGCACGCCGGCGTACATGGCACCCGAGCAGTGGAACGGCTACCCGCCCGCGCCCGCGTCGGACATGTACTCGGCGGCGGTGGTGTTCTACGAATGCCTGACCGGAATCCGGCCCTTCCGCTCGGAGACCCTGGCCGAGCTGCGAACGCTGCACGAATCGGCGCCCCCACCGCTGGACCAGGTCCCGCCGCCGGTACGCGCACTGGTGGAGCGAGGACTCGCGAAGTATCCAGGGCAACGATACGGCGATGTGCGGACCTTTCTGGCCGACGTCGAGGCGGCGGCGCTCGCCGGGTACGGAGCGGACTGGCTCGAGCGCGGAGTCAGGGACCTGGGTTACGTCGCCGCGGGGCTGATCGCCGCGGTGCCGCTGCTGGCTTTGGCCGCGGGCGCGACGGCGGGGACGGTGGGGGTCGCGGGAGCTGCGGGAGCTGCCGGAGCTGTGACGGGAGCAGCTGGAGCGGCCGGGGCAGCGGGCGTTGTCGGCGGCGCGGCGGGAGCGGCTGGGGCGGCTGGCACGGCAGCAAGTGCAGCCGGTGCGGCTGGGGCGGCAGGAACTGCGGCGAGTGCAGCCAGCGCGGCGAGCGCTGTCGGATCCGGTGCTGGGGCTGCGGGAGCCGGGACCGGGGCAGCTGGCGCCGGAGCGGCAGGTGTCGGCCAGGCGGCCACCCAAGCCGGCGTCCAAGGTGCGGTTCAAGCTGGTCAGGCTGGTGGTCAAGCTGCCGGCCATGCCGCTACTCAAGCCGCCGGTCACCTTGGTGCGCAAGCCGCCGGGCATGGTGCCGCTGCTCAAGCCTTCGGTGGTGCGGCGTCGGCTCATGGGGCGGCGGCGCAGACTTTCGGTGGGGTCGGGCATGCGGTGGCGGGTCATGCTGCTGTTCATGGCTCCACTGCTGCCGGTCAAGTTCTTGGCGATGCCGGTGGGCACGCCGCGCAGGCCGCGCAGCACACTCGGCGTGCCGCGCGCTGGACGCGGCATGGGGCGAAGCTGCTGCATGGCAAGGCGCTCGCGGCG
This window harbors:
- a CDS encoding type 1 glutamine amidotransferase domain-containing protein, which encodes MAKILMVLTGADSWTLKDGTKHPTGFWAEEAVVPYQALTAAGHEVTVATPGGVVPTVDAGSLSAQFTGGEEGARQMSDALAAMAGLRSPVALADVSVGDYDAVFYPGGHGPMEDLAEDAESGRLLTAALGSGKPLAVVCHGPAALLAAHGVDGVSAFAGYRVAAFTNEEEAQGGLADKAKWLLEDRLVADGVVVDKAAPWTPHVVVDRNLITGQNPMSSAPLAAELLKALG
- a CDS encoding DedA family protein, whose amino-acid sequence is MLDWLSSLPPALIYVVVALLVFAEDALFVGFVFPGETAAVIGGVLANRGTVSIWVLATVVVVAAIAGDSVGFEVGRHYGVRLLDVGVLRRHKVRIDKARQLIRRRGPEAVFLGRFVSFFRALMPPLAAISRTPYRKFLLFNALGGLVWGVGFTLLGYFAGAAYSRVEHLVGGILAGVVALIVIVGLIVWRVRRGRAERAEEEG
- a CDS encoding potassium channel family protein; protein product: MSDQGEAAEPGEPGGGGSAGGGDDVGGSSGAARGGGVGRGGEGYGGQAAGAGRDSDGDGDGGQAAGAGHSKPHQAGHQRHIPAQLLLALGVLGPVLLTTAYFTIPFGVLGPKHRVLSWLILAGLLTLLAVGMVITTNRTLTDRSGRYRHPGLVILLLSWAAILTFAASYWAMATREGQFVGLQTRLDALYFTGVTMATVGYGDIHPTGQVARGVVLVQLVYTGAFLVGGITAVRTRTRAKFVRRMEG
- a CDS encoding Gfo/Idh/MocA family protein; its protein translation is MDEDVFEVAVIGLGGIASSAYLPVLGTRADLRLRLMTRDRARLDALGAAYRVPAECRFTEMDALLGDDLPQAAFVHVATVAHVEIVARLLDAGVPTYVDKPLADSLTESRALVEHAERTRTPLMVGFNRRHAPAYVAAARAPRETVILQKNEADAPGVLRDIVFDDFIHVADTLRFLAPGEVSDVTVSGRVEDGMLEHVALTLSGPGFTCFGTMNRRAGAKGERLQLIGDGHWRDIRDLADGPTGWAPVGRVKGIEQICEHFLAAVRGETQFPDLQDALATHELCEQVVERLDG
- a CDS encoding protein kinase domain-containing protein — encoded protein: MSDSGDWGAPGYTEIRVLGSGATGRVVLAREDAGGRLVAIKYLAARLVGDPVFAERFRREAELMALVRDPHVVEVFGLVVAADGQGVALVMEAVEGPTLRALLGRGHGSPEAALALLRGSLLGLAAAHDRGVVHRDYKPDNVLVDAHGESKLTDFGIASPAGQGVPAEGTPAYMAPEQWNGYPPAPASDMYSAAVVFYECLTGIRPFRSETLAELRTLHESAPPPLDQVPPPVRALVERGLAKYPGQRYGDVRTFLADVEAAALAGYGADWLERGVRDLGYVAAGLIAAVPLLALAAGATAGTVGVAGAAGAAGAVTGAAGAAGAAGVVGGAAGAAGAAGTAASAAGAAGAAGTAASAASAASAVGSGAGAAGAGTGAAGAGAAGVGQAATQAGVQGAVQAGQAGGQAAGHAATQAAGHLGAQAAGHGAAAQAFGGAASAHGAAAQTFGGVGHAVAGHAAVHGSTAAGQVLGDAGGHAAQAAQHTRRAARWTRHGAKLLHGKALAATVATVTVAAAGTGVVVAATGSTDPKAAVAQAEESTLRAFGRGDFPTMCDSMSAALLKLYSGTQGCLKLMASANGFVSAAGASLADERKAASAATVDASQVTVNGDTAVVPAAAVHIKFPAITIMGQTVPFRMNDVTWVKENGRWRIGMPKNMPSELPTQLFTGGSIPTDLFPTDLPTDFPTDLFPTDLPTDLPTDLPTDFPTDLPTG
- a CDS encoding SDR family oxidoreductase, with the translated sequence MRIVIAGGHGQIALLLEARLSADGHTVQGLLRRPDGADDLVAVGAEPVVFDLESATAASLAEVIRGADAVVFAAGAGAGSSAERKYTVDLGGSVLLADAAELAGVRRFVQISSMGAGAPAAPGSDATWVAYLDAKTKAEDDLRSRDLDWTIIRPGGLLNTPGLGLVHLVPHTGRGTVPRADVADVLAEIIEQRAGIGQTLELVSGSTPISQAVEAWKG
- a CDS encoding NADP-dependent oxidoreductase, with the protein product MSVASREWQLIARPVGEPKDSDFRLVSTEVADPGPGEVLVRNTWLSVDPYMRGRMDDVPSYIPPFQLNEAMTGGAVGVVVAAGDGAAVPVGTTVQHFEGWREYALLDGTKVQPLDVTLAPPQAYLGVLGVTGLTAYVGLTEIAPVKEGEVVFISGAAGAVGSVAGQIAKKLGAAKVIGSAGGPEKARRLKEDFGFDAAIDYREGQLRAQLKQAAPEGIDVYFDNVGGDHLDAALTRMNLFGRIALCGAISAYNEKERPSGPAHLSNAIGKSLTLRGFTIGHHMKTFPEYIGKAAGWLADGSLRADETVVDGIENGLNAWFGLMSGANTGKMLVRLPEA
- a CDS encoding LysR family transcriptional regulator: MTDPLDLNQLRTFLAVHRSGSFTAAAHLLGLSQSTVTTQIRALETRLGRELFERRARGVAPLPYADGLAAQIASPLDRLSGLTDDADTPATEPVHLAGPAEFLGAVGMGLLAPLIADGIQLRVSTGLTDDLLDELRSGRHDLVISTRRPNSRGLISEPFADEEFVLVAAPVWAERLKDPEYLNGKGLPAALVDVPLLAYDADLPIIRRYWRYVFNEQLTAPTRLTTVPDLRGIRTAAVAGAGWTALPKYLCRAELDANTLTLLHEPDEAPLNTAYLVRRPGGSANPNVALVRHHLLAAAKAWWADHEC
- a CDS encoding aldo/keto reductase, whose translation is MQYITLNDGVQIPQVGLGVWRVSDAEAYGAVTTALEAGYRHVDTAAAYENEGGVGRAIRDSGIPRKDVFLTTKLWNGDHGYDAALRAFDKSLERLGTEYVDLYLIHWPVPEQDLYIESWRALEKIHSDGRARAIGVSNFSAETLERLVKESKKVPSINQIELHPYFCQPAMRQLNEKLGIVTEDWSPLGQGGDLLQEPVLTRIGDAKGKTAAQVVLRWHIQLGDVVIPKSVTASRIVENIDVFDFELTSAEMDEITELRRDDGRIGPDPDHFNYVG